Proteins from one Pirellulales bacterium genomic window:
- a CDS encoding tetratricopeptide repeat protein: protein MNSAASDATAGRTARRWWHPWAACGAIWLAIIAVRFEVIAAPPYFECVTGLWNEASYLADTQFDYLRLRYHETYVGAGGPRAYMVSALPTLIAWFMRSLPDAASVFVACHLLEFLAAAVTVFLVYRLLTPRTGALVAAACAAALWTTPQFSTQTDMLGMDLPTACWSVTACALICRGRPVLAAGACLGAFLMKPAGMLITVVAIAYQVLALFGNAAAEPKRSALRRLGALAALALALAVQTIAYRWSGIDEQLLALVASAHPLRALAGSVVICPDLVLLSIAVCLAALFVAARAARDIWRNPAAPRGAARLAWALNRLLTLQPELVFALLLMPAFVAALVRFGYPAPRYYTLLVPFLWVAAGVLLRQLVTARVAVALIVGMIVVNLANWNGRLFPRLEGPAAYARGNDRSHEYLQDLRSTQAACRAIERSANAPIVAGHPFPYLLSNPWFGYVSRPLAGYSLNASTLAGFPTAVTLFRDRPAELVFVSLSNVYYAGGMMRVPKPGPDDPVLYANDDPSPLIVFRQRPPGPASDNGAYDRWLIEQLWFDPGVPHGPNAMSLATRAQVLSDAGLVGPARELLKFALAQGQGDALSEVSLGILLLQQNELAEAAATAERALARDPDLAAAHYLAGLVAKQRNDVATALAHLQTCVQLDPRNAAAHRQLGILLHQRGNHAAAIEHLRRRRELEPPNALACLELGSALLAEQRWAEAATVLEAGRDLDENQPQIRLDLGVAYMHLERWDDAQRELEAALRLVPGWPAASGHLAAVRARLARPSPP from the coding sequence ATGAACTCGGCGGCAAGTGATGCAACGGCCGGGCGTACAGCGCGCCGCTGGTGGCACCCCTGGGCAGCCTGCGGCGCAATCTGGCTGGCGATCATCGCCGTGCGATTCGAAGTGATCGCGGCCCCCCCGTACTTCGAGTGCGTGACCGGCCTGTGGAACGAGGCCAGCTACCTGGCCGACACGCAGTTCGACTACCTCCGGCTGCGCTACCACGAAACCTACGTCGGCGCGGGCGGCCCCCGCGCTTACATGGTCAGCGCCTTGCCAACGCTGATCGCGTGGTTCATGCGGAGCCTGCCCGATGCGGCCAGCGTATTCGTCGCGTGCCACCTGCTCGAGTTCCTGGCGGCGGCCGTGACGGTTTTCCTGGTGTATCGCCTGCTGACGCCGCGGACCGGGGCGCTCGTCGCCGCGGCCTGCGCCGCGGCCCTGTGGACCACACCTCAATTCAGTACGCAGACCGACATGCTCGGCATGGATTTGCCGACCGCCTGTTGGTCGGTGACAGCCTGCGCGCTGATTTGCCGCGGCCGGCCAGTACTGGCCGCAGGGGCATGCCTGGGGGCCTTTCTGATGAAGCCCGCGGGCATGCTGATCACGGTCGTGGCGATCGCCTATCAGGTGCTCGCTTTGTTCGGCAATGCCGCGGCTGAGCCCAAACGCAGCGCGTTGCGGCGGCTTGGCGCGCTGGCGGCCCTGGCCCTGGCGCTCGCCGTTCAAACTATTGCCTACCGCTGGAGCGGAATCGACGAGCAACTGTTGGCGCTCGTGGCCAGTGCACACCCCTTGCGCGCGCTGGCCGGCAGCGTTGTCATCTGTCCCGACCTGGTGCTGCTCTCCATCGCGGTGTGCCTGGCGGCCTTGTTTGTTGCCGCGCGCGCGGCACGCGACATCTGGCGCAATCCGGCAGCGCCTCGCGGCGCGGCGCGACTTGCCTGGGCGCTCAACCGGCTTTTGACGCTGCAGCCCGAACTGGTGTTTGCATTGCTCCTGATGCCGGCATTCGTGGCGGCGCTGGTGCGGTTCGGCTATCCGGCCCCGCGCTATTACACGCTTCTGGTGCCGTTCTTATGGGTGGCCGCGGGCGTGTTGTTGCGACAGCTGGTGACCGCACGTGTCGCCGTGGCGCTGATTGTCGGCATGATCGTCGTCAACCTGGCGAACTGGAACGGCCGGCTCTTTCCTCGGTTGGAAGGGCCGGCCGCATACGCCCGCGGTAACGATCGCAGCCACGAGTATTTGCAGGACCTGCGTTCCACCCAGGCCGCTTGCCGGGCGATCGAGCGTTCGGCCAACGCTCCGATCGTGGCCGGGCATCCGTTTCCTTACCTGTTGAGCAATCCATGGTTTGGCTACGTTTCCCGGCCGCTGGCGGGCTACTCACTGAACGCCAGCACGCTGGCCGGCTTTCCGACGGCCGTGACGCTGTTTCGCGATCGCCCTGCCGAGCTGGTATTCGTCAGCCTGAGCAATGTCTATTACGCAGGTGGCATGATGCGTGTGCCCAAGCCGGGGCCAGACGATCCGGTGCTGTACGCCAACGACGACCCGTCGCCCTTGATCGTCTTTCGCCAGCGGCCGCCAGGCCCGGCGAGCGACAACGGTGCCTACGATCGATGGCTGATCGAGCAACTCTGGTTCGATCCAGGCGTGCCGCATGGCCCGAATGCGATGTCGCTGGCAACTCGAGCCCAGGTATTGAGCGACGCAGGCCTGGTCGGCCCGGCGCGTGAATTGCTGAAGTTTGCCCTGGCCCAGGGGCAGGGCGACGCGCTCTCCGAGGTCTCGCTGGGCATCCTGTTGCTCCAGCAGAACGAACTTGCCGAGGCGGCGGCCACCGCCGAACGAGCGCTCGCGCGCGATCCCGACCTGGCGGCAGCACACTATCTCGCGGGCCTGGTTGCGAAGCAGCGGAACGATGTGGCGACGGCGCTGGCACATTTGCAGACCTGCGTGCAGCTCGATCCTCGAAACGCGGCTGCCCACCGCCAACTGGGCATCCTGCTGCACCAGCGCGGCAATCATGCAGCCGCCATCGAACATCTGCGCCGACGGCGCGAACTCGAACCCCCCAACGCGCTGGCGTGCCTCGAGTTGGGCAGTGCCCTGCTGGCCGAGCAGCGCTGGGCCGAGGCAGCCACCGTGCTGGAGGCCGGGCGCGATCTGGATGAAAACCAACCCCAAATCCGGCTGGACCTCGGCGTGGCGTACATGCACCTGGAGCGTTGGGACGATGCCCAGCGTGAACTCGAGGCGGCCCTGCGGCTGGTGCCCGGCTGGCCGGCGGCATCGGGCCATCTGGCCGCGGTCCGCGCCCGGCTTGCAAGGCCCTCGCCCCCCTGA
- the fusA gene encoding elongation factor G, with amino-acid sequence MTSRQLDNLRNIGIIAHIDAGKTTLTERMLYYSGASHKMGDVDKGTTVTDFDPEEQERGITINAACVTFQWRGVTINLIDTPGHVDFTAEVERSLRVLDGGVVVFSAREGVEAQSETVWRQADRYHVPRLAFINKMDREGADFEGTLDEIRKRLEAPAIAVQIPWGVGPPHVPNAFRGVIDLIDMRALTFDETKLGAEVSAGEIPPEMLDEAQLWREQLLDTLFNFSNELAELHLAGEHVPAELIRRVLREATLHGQAVPIFCGSALDHIGVQPVLDAVIQYLPSPAEKPPVEGHDPKKPDKKLTRKPDVAEPFCGLVFKIQADKHGDLCYVRVYSGKLEAGTRLYNPGRDLKENCTQLWHVQADRRTQVESVEAGDIVGVIGLRHSVTGDTLCPTQHPILLESIQFPETVISMAIEPESSADRKKLVDALEMLKRQDPTFRAQINEETGQTLISGMGELHLERIKNLLLRDFKVNVRVHKPRVSYRESVERRVEVVGECNRQIAGQQLFAQVKIRLEPQEAAEPAVAVDPAAFKQLPEVFLNAALEVLRQMAQGGGSLGFPLMKLRVTLLGGAHQEPGSNEIAFRHAAGDAFNEALRQAGIVLLEPIMKVVIITPEENLGDFVADLQQRRAEISGTQVRGRMTQIEARSPLANMFGYSSAMRSMSQGRASCSMEPAAYGPAPADVLQSFL; translated from the coding sequence ATGACCAGTCGCCAGCTCGACAACCTGCGCAACATCGGCATCATCGCCCACATCGACGCGGGCAAGACGACGCTCACCGAGCGGATGCTCTACTACAGCGGCGCCAGCCACAAAATGGGCGACGTCGACAAGGGCACCACCGTCACCGACTTCGATCCCGAGGAACAAGAGCGCGGGATCACGATCAACGCCGCCTGCGTGACGTTTCAATGGCGGGGGGTCACGATCAACCTGATCGATACGCCCGGCCACGTCGACTTCACGGCCGAGGTCGAGCGCAGCCTGCGCGTGCTCGACGGCGGGGTCGTGGTGTTCAGCGCTCGCGAGGGGGTCGAAGCCCAAAGCGAAACCGTCTGGCGCCAAGCCGATCGGTATCACGTCCCCCGGCTGGCATTCATCAACAAGATGGACCGTGAGGGGGCCGACTTCGAAGGTACGCTCGACGAGATTCGCAAGCGGCTCGAAGCGCCGGCCATCGCCGTGCAGATTCCCTGGGGCGTCGGCCCGCCGCATGTCCCGAACGCCTTTCGCGGCGTCATCGACCTGATCGACATGCGGGCCCTGACGTTCGACGAGACCAAGCTCGGCGCCGAGGTCTCGGCGGGCGAGATTCCGCCCGAGATGCTCGACGAGGCGCAGCTCTGGCGCGAGCAACTGCTCGACACGCTGTTCAACTTCTCGAACGAACTGGCCGAGCTGCACCTGGCCGGCGAGCACGTGCCGGCCGAGTTGATTCGCCGCGTGCTGCGCGAAGCGACGTTGCACGGCCAGGCGGTACCGATCTTCTGCGGCTCGGCGCTCGATCACATCGGCGTCCAACCGGTGCTCGACGCGGTGATCCAATACCTCCCCAGCCCGGCCGAAAAACCGCCCGTCGAGGGGCACGACCCCAAAAAACCCGACAAAAAGCTCACTCGCAAGCCCGACGTGGCCGAGCCGTTTTGCGGGCTGGTGTTCAAGATCCAGGCCGACAAGCACGGCGACTTGTGTTACGTGCGCGTCTACTCGGGCAAGCTCGAGGCCGGCACCCGGCTCTACAACCCTGGCCGCGACCTCAAGGAAAACTGCACCCAGCTCTGGCACGTGCAGGCCGATCGCCGCACGCAGGTCGAATCGGTCGAGGCCGGCGACATCGTCGGTGTCATCGGGCTGCGCCATTCGGTCACCGGCGACACGCTGTGCCCGACCCAGCACCCGATCCTGCTCGAATCGATCCAGTTTCCGGAGACGGTCATATCGATGGCCATCGAGCCGGAAAGCTCGGCCGATCGCAAGAAACTGGTCGACGCGCTGGAGATGCTCAAGCGCCAGGATCCGACGTTTCGCGCGCAGATCAACGAGGAAACGGGCCAAACCTTGATCAGCGGCATGGGCGAGCTGCACCTGGAGCGGATCAAGAACCTGCTGCTGCGTGACTTCAAGGTCAACGTCCGCGTGCACAAGCCGCGCGTCAGCTACCGCGAAAGCGTCGAACGCCGGGTCGAGGTCGTCGGCGAGTGCAATCGCCAGATCGCCGGGCAGCAATTGTTTGCCCAGGTAAAGATCCGCCTCGAACCGCAAGAGGCCGCCGAGCCGGCCGTCGCGGTCGATCCGGCAGCGTTCAAGCAACTGCCCGAGGTGTTTCTCAATGCGGCGCTCGAAGTCTTGCGGCAGATGGCCCAAGGCGGCGGCTCGCTCGGATTTCCGCTGATGAAGCTGCGCGTAACCCTGCTGGGCGGGGCCCACCAGGAGCCGGGATCGAACGAGATTGCCTTCCGACACGCGGCCGGCGACGCCTTCAACGAGGCCCTGCGCCAGGCCGGGATCGTGCTGTTGGAGCCGATCATGAAGGTCGTGATCATCACGCCCGAGGAGAATCTCGGCGATTTCGTGGCTGATTTGCAGCAGCGGCGGGCCGAGATTTCCGGCACTCAGGTTCGCGGCCGTATGACCCAGATCGAGGCTCGTTCGCCCCTGGCCAACATGTTCGGCTATTCGAGCGCCATGCGGAGCATGAGCCAGGGCCGGGCCAGTTGCTCGATGGAGCCGGCGGCCTATGGGCCCGCGCCGGCCGACGTGCTGCAAAGTTTCCTGTGA
- the rpsG gene encoding 30S ribosomal protein S7: MGRITASQSTLAPDPKYGSKLVSKFVNCLMYDGQKQTALQVVYDAMDVIRQRLPNESEIDVFTQAIENVKPEVEVRSKRIGGAAYQVPMQVRGNRQLSLAIRWILAAVREKKGRATYLKLADELISAYNREGTAFTKRENVHRMADANKAFAHFAW, encoded by the coding sequence ATGGGACGCATCACTGCCAGCCAATCGACACTTGCTCCCGATCCGAAGTACGGGTCGAAGCTTGTGTCGAAATTCGTCAACTGCCTGATGTACGACGGGCAGAAGCAGACGGCGCTGCAGGTGGTCTACGATGCGATGGACGTGATTCGCCAGCGGTTGCCCAACGAGAGCGAAATCGACGTCTTCACGCAGGCGATCGAAAACGTCAAGCCCGAGGTCGAGGTGCGTTCGAAGCGAATCGGCGGTGCGGCCTACCAGGTGCCGATGCAGGTGCGCGGCAACCGGCAGTTGTCGCTGGCGATTCGCTGGATCCTTGCCGCGGTACGCGAAAAGAAGGGCCGCGCCACCTACCTCAAGCTGGCCGACGAATTGATCTCGGCCTACAACCGCGAAGGCACGGCGTTCACCAAGCGCGAAAACGTGCATCGCATGGCCGACGCCAACAAGGCGTTTGCCCACTTTGCTTGGTAG
- the rpsL gene encoding 30S ribosomal protein S12, translating into MPTINQLIKRPRRPPRKFSKSPVLDKCPQKRGVCLQVKTMTPKKPNSALRKVARVRLSNSKEVTVYIPGEGHNLQEHSIVLVRGGRVRDLPGVRYHIIRGTLDTLGVQGRKQSRSMYGAKKS; encoded by the coding sequence ATGCCCACGATCAACCAATTGATCAAGCGTCCGCGCCGTCCGCCTCGGAAGTTCAGCAAGTCGCCCGTGTTGGACAAGTGTCCGCAAAAGCGCGGCGTCTGCCTCCAGGTCAAGACGATGACGCCCAAGAAGCCGAACTCCGCGCTGCGGAAGGTGGCCCGCGTGCGGCTGTCGAACAGCAAAGAAGTCACGGTCTACATTCCGGGCGAAGGGCACAACCTGCAGGAACACTCGATCGTGCTCGTCCGCGGCGGCCGCGTACGTGACCTGCCGGGCGTGCGGTACCACATCATCCGCGGCACGCTCGATACGCTCGGCGTGCAGGGCCGCAAGCAATCGCGCAGCATGTACGGCGCCAAGAAGAGCTAA
- the rpoC gene encoding DNA-directed RNA polymerase subunit beta', whose product MSVGESSYDRINDYASVKISLARPHDIRSWSFGEVKKPETINYRTYRPEKDGLFCERIFGPEKDWECACGKYRGMKYKGMICDRCGVKVTHSRVRRKRMGHIELAAPVVHIWFFKAMPSRLGNLLDMKTSSLEKIIYFQDYVVIDPKDTPLKQRQLLTEEEYRAAREQYGENSFEADMGAEAVRKLLVSLDLVKLSKELRDELVTTNSKQKQKDLINRLKIVEALRDSDNKPEWMVLDVIPVIPPDLRPLVLLDSGNFATSDLNDLYRRIINRNNRLKKLVDLNAPEVIIRNEKRMLQQAVDALFDNNRCKRPVLGSSNRPLKSLTDMIKGKQGRFRENLLGKRVDYSARSVIVVGPTLRLHQCGLPKKIALELYQPFIIRRLKELGHADTIKSAKKMLERRDAEVWDILEEVINNHPVLLNRAPTLHRMGIQAFEPVLVEGNSIKLHPLVCKGFNADFDGDQMAVHLPLSIEAQVEAHVLMMSTNNIFSPANGLPIISPSQDVVMGCYYVTMSLPGRPGEGMQFSSMDEVQFAYSLRKVDTHARIKVKLPPSRYLKTDSEADRKPGAVIETTVGRVMFNMILPAGMPFYNIPMRSSELAKVISDCHQICGRQKTISLLDDMNRFGFRESTRSGLSFATDDLITPPTKSKIIGEAEKQVLKIHKLYQRGIITEGERYNQVLDAWTHARERITSEMMTELENDYRRPGYVNPIYLMAHSGARGGVEQIRQLAGMRGLMAKPSGKIIETPIKANFREGLSVLEYFSSTHGARKGLADTALKTADSGYLTRKLADVAQNVVITTHDCGTTQGITKGVIYRGEKVEVSLADSVRGRVSRANIVNPITDEVIVREGEMITRSTARKIEELGLERIQVRSPMTCEAALGVCQLCYGMDLSTGQLVEEGMAVGIIAAQSIGEPGTQLTMRTFHIGGTAARAVEESEIKAKKSGIVKFTRLKSVRNDAGMQIVLTRNGEIVLMDAKGRDLDKYEVPAGAQLLVEEDQQVEAGTVLCRWDPHSIPILAEVGGRVRYEDIIEGETMRVERDPSGHIRRSIMEHKGDLHPQVILEDTSGKILDFYYLPEKAHIEVNEGDTVSAGTLLAKTPREVAGTQDITGGLPRVTEIFEARKPKDPAVIAEIDGEVELLGEKRRGKRTIIVRSESGIEREHLVSHGKHLRVHAKDFVRAGEALVDGPLVPHDILRISGEEAVQHYLTREIQNVYRSQRVDIDDKHIEIIVAQMLRKVRIESPGDSSLLPGSLMDKFEFRQANQRLAQCVKIAEQGDTDFAVGTIVPKDAFEQTNTQTEALGGRPAKSARPKPATASTQLLGITKASVQSSSFISAASFQETTKVLTEAALSGKVDKLVGLKENVILGHLIPAGTGFKIHVEGEVRIRPQALEALAADKERVLERAFPLLETAEDGRKSAAPAGDKAAVPNLDTLLGQAQAGVTPGSAGDGETGGQ is encoded by the coding sequence ATGAGCGTCGGAGAAAGCTCTTACGATCGGATCAACGATTACGCCTCGGTCAAAATCAGCCTGGCCCGCCCGCACGACATTCGCAGCTGGTCGTTCGGCGAGGTCAAGAAGCCCGAAACGATCAACTACCGCACCTACCGTCCGGAAAAAGACGGCTTGTTCTGCGAGCGGATTTTCGGTCCGGAAAAGGACTGGGAATGCGCCTGCGGCAAGTACCGCGGCATGAAGTACAAGGGCATGATCTGCGACCGCTGCGGCGTGAAAGTCACCCACAGCCGCGTGCGCCGCAAGCGGATGGGTCACATCGAGCTGGCCGCGCCGGTCGTGCACATCTGGTTCTTCAAGGCCATGCCCAGCCGCCTGGGCAACCTGCTCGACATGAAGACGTCGAGCCTGGAAAAGATCATCTACTTCCAGGACTACGTCGTCATCGATCCGAAGGATACGCCGCTCAAGCAGCGGCAATTGCTGACCGAAGAGGAATACCGCGCGGCCCGCGAGCAATACGGCGAAAACTCGTTCGAGGCCGACATGGGAGCCGAGGCGGTCCGTAAGCTGCTGGTCAGCCTGGACCTGGTCAAGCTCTCCAAGGAACTGCGTGACGAGCTGGTGACGACCAATTCGAAGCAGAAGCAGAAGGACCTGATCAACCGGCTGAAGATCGTCGAGGCCTTGCGCGACAGCGACAACAAGCCCGAGTGGATGGTGCTGGACGTGATCCCGGTGATCCCGCCCGATTTGCGTCCGTTGGTGCTGCTGGACTCGGGCAACTTCGCCACGAGCGACCTGAACGACCTCTACCGCCGCATCATCAACCGCAACAACCGGTTGAAGAAGCTGGTCGACCTCAACGCGCCGGAAGTGATCATCCGCAACGAAAAGCGGATGCTGCAGCAGGCGGTCGACGCGCTGTTCGACAACAACCGCTGCAAGCGCCCGGTGCTCGGCTCGAGCAACCGCCCGCTCAAGTCGCTGACCGACATGATCAAGGGCAAGCAGGGCCGGTTCCGCGAGAACCTGCTCGGCAAGCGCGTCGACTACTCGGCCCGGAGCGTGATCGTGGTCGGGCCGACGCTGCGGCTGCACCAGTGCGGCCTGCCGAAGAAGATCGCGCTGGAGCTGTACCAGCCGTTCATCATTCGCCGGCTCAAGGAGCTGGGCCACGCCGACACGATCAAGAGCGCCAAGAAGATGCTCGAACGGCGCGACGCCGAGGTCTGGGACATCCTGGAAGAGGTGATCAACAACCACCCGGTGTTGCTTAATCGTGCCCCGACCCTGCACCGCATGGGCATTCAGGCCTTCGAGCCGGTGCTGGTCGAAGGCAACTCGATCAAGTTGCATCCGCTGGTGTGCAAGGGCTTCAACGCCGACTTCGACGGCGACCAGATGGCCGTGCACTTGCCGCTGTCGATCGAGGCGCAAGTCGAGGCGCACGTGCTGATGATGTCGACGAACAACATCTTCAGCCCGGCCAACGGCCTGCCGATCATCAGCCCGTCGCAGGACGTGGTGATGGGTTGCTACTACGTCACCATGTCGCTGCCCGGCCGGCCCGGCGAAGGCATGCAGTTCTCGTCGATGGACGAAGTGCAGTTCGCCTACTCGCTGCGCAAGGTCGACACGCACGCCCGCATCAAAGTCAAGCTGCCGCCGTCGCGATATCTCAAGACCGACTCCGAGGCCGACCGTAAGCCGGGGGCCGTGATCGAAACGACCGTCGGCCGCGTCATGTTCAACATGATCCTGCCCGCCGGGATGCCCTTCTACAACATCCCGATGCGTTCGAGCGAGCTGGCCAAGGTGATCTCCGACTGCCACCAGATCTGCGGCCGGCAAAAGACGATCTCGCTGCTGGACGACATGAACCGCTTCGGCTTCCGCGAAAGCACCCGTAGCGGCCTGTCGTTCGCCACCGACGACCTGATCACGCCGCCGACCAAGAGCAAGATCATCGGCGAGGCCGAGAAACAGGTCCTCAAGATTCACAAGCTCTATCAGCGCGGCATCATCACCGAGGGCGAGCGTTACAACCAGGTGCTCGACGCCTGGACGCATGCCCGCGAACGGATCACCTCGGAAATGATGACCGAGCTGGAAAACGACTATCGCCGTCCCGGCTACGTGAACCCGATCTACCTGATGGCCCACTCCGGTGCCCGCGGTGGCGTCGAGCAGATTCGCCAGCTGGCCGGCATGCGCGGTTTGATGGCCAAGCCGTCGGGCAAGATTATCGAAACGCCGATCAAGGCCAACTTCCGCGAAGGCCTGTCGGTGCTCGAATACTTCAGCTCGACGCACGGTGCCCGCAAGGGTCTGGCCGACACGGCCCTCAAGACGGCCGACTCGGGTTACCTGACCCGTAAGCTGGCCGACGTGGCCCAGAACGTGGTGATCACCACGCACGACTGCGGCACCACGCAAGGCATCACCAAGGGAGTCATCTACCGTGGTGAGAAGGTCGAAGTCAGCCTGGCCGACTCGGTGCGCGGGCGCGTCAGCCGCGCCAACATCGTCAACCCGATCACCGACGAAGTGATCGTGCGCGAAGGCGAGATGATCACCCGCTCGACCGCCCGCAAGATCGAAGAGCTCGGCCTGGAGCGAATCCAAGTCCGCAGCCCGATGACTTGCGAAGCGGCGTTGGGCGTGTGCCAGTTGTGCTACGGCATGGACCTGTCGACCGGACAACTGGTCGAAGAGGGGATGGCCGTGGGCATCATCGCCGCGCAAAGCATCGGCGAGCCGGGCACGCAGTTGACGATGCGGACCTTCCACATCGGTGGTACCGCGGCCCGCGCCGTCGAGGAAAGCGAGATCAAGGCCAAGAAGTCGGGTATCGTCAAGTTCACCCGGCTCAAGTCGGTGCGCAACGACGCGGGCATGCAGATCGTGCTCACCCGCAACGGCGAAATCGTGTTGATGGATGCCAAGGGGCGCGACCTCGACAAGTACGAGGTGCCCGCCGGTGCGCAGCTGCTCGTCGAAGAAGACCAACAGGTCGAGGCCGGCACGGTGCTCTGCCGCTGGGACCCGCACAGCATCCCGATCCTGGCCGAAGTCGGCGGTCGGGTGCGCTACGAAGACATCATCGAAGGCGAGACGATGCGGGTCGAACGCGACCCCAGCGGTCACATCCGCCGCTCGATCATGGAGCACAAGGGCGATCTGCACCCGCAGGTCATCCTGGAAGACACCAGCGGCAAGATCCTCGACTTCTACTACCTGCCTGAAAAGGCGCACATCGAAGTCAACGAGGGCGACACGGTTTCGGCCGGTACGCTGTTGGCCAAGACGCCGCGCGAAGTGGCCGGTACGCAGGACATCACCGGCGGTCTGCCCCGGGTCACCGAGATCTTCGAGGCCCGCAAGCCGAAAGACCCGGCCGTGATCGCCGAGATCGACGGCGAGGTCGAATTGCTCGGCGAAAAGCGCCGTGGCAAGCGGACCATCATCGTCCGCAGCGAAAGCGGGATCGAACGCGAGCACCTCGTTTCGCACGGCAAGCACTTGCGCGTGCACGCCAAGGACTTCGTGCGTGCCGGCGAGGCGCTGGTCGACGGGCCGCTGGTGCCGCACGATATTCTGCGGATTTCCGGCGAAGAGGCGGTGCAACACTATCTGACCCGCGAAATTCAGAACGTCTACCGCAGCCAGCGCGTCGATATCGACGACAAGCACATCGAGATCATCGTCGCACAGATGCTGCGTAAGGTGCGCATCGAGTCGCCGGGCGACAGCAGCCTGCTGCCGGGCAGCCTGATGGACAAGTTCGAGTTCCGGCAGGCGAACCAGCGGCTGGCCCAGTGCGTGAAGATCGCCGAACAGGGCGACACCGACTTTGCCGTCGGGACGATCGTGCCGAAGGACGCCTTCGAGCAGACCAACACGCAGACCGAAGCGCTCGGTGGCCGCCCGGCCAAGTCGGCGCGGCCCAAGCCGGCGACGGCCAGCACGCAGCTCTTGGGCATTACCAAGGCCTCGGTGCAAAGCTCGAGCTTCATCTCGGCCGCCAGCTTCCAGGAGACCACAAAGGTGCTGACCGAGGCCGCCCTCAGCGGCAAGGTCGACAAGCTCGTGGGCCTCAAGGAGAACGTGATCCTCGGCCACCTGATTCCGGCCGGCACGGGCTTCAAGATCCACGTCGAAGGCGAAGTCCGCATCCGTCCGCAAGCGCTCGAGGCCCTGGCCGCCGACAAGGAACGCGTGCTCGAACGGGCGTTCCCGCTGTTGGAAACGGCCGAGGATGGCCGCAAGAGTGCTGCCCCCGCCGGCGACAAGGCCGCCGTGCCCAACCTCGACACCTTGTTGGGTCAGGCACAAGCCGGCGTGACCCCCGGCTCGGCGGGCGACGGCGAAACTGGGGGACAGTAA